One window of Epinephelus fuscoguttatus linkage group LG9, E.fuscoguttatus.final_Chr_v1 genomic DNA carries:
- the pcdh11 gene encoding protocadherin-11 X-linked isoform X4 has product MDLASQAHALVVLLTCVVVLCRAQERDYTVKEEQPENVRIGNLRKDLDLNLDPNIRLSSPLQFKPVYKTGDVPLVRVEANTGEIFTTNHRIDREKLCSGVFAEKRCYYEIEVAVLPDEIFRLVKIRFLIEDVNDNAPLFQSTVINISIPENTAINTRYPVPSAFDPDVGINGIQHYELVKSVSEFGLDIIETPEGDKWPQLIVQQNLDREQKDTFVMKIKVEDGGNPPKSSTAILQVTISDVNDNRPVFKDSELEVTVPENAPMGTSVAQLHASDADLGSNAQIHFAFSNQISASTKRHFAIDSSTGLITVKQPLDREVTPVHKLIVLASDGSSTPSRATVIVNVTDVNDNVPSIDTRYIINLVNGTVLLSENAPLNTKIALITVTDKDADLYGKVACYTDHDVPFRLKPVFNDQFLLETAAPLDYETTREYAIKIVASDRGTPPLNTSAMVLIKIKDENDNAPIFPQPEIQLSIPENNDPSTQLIKISATDADSGHNAEIIYTLGPDAPDGFNIDRRSGILSVGKRLDREKQERYSFTVIARDNGSTSLQSNVTVRLIVQDLNDNSPAFTHPEYNFYVPENLPLYGTVGLITVTDADAGDNAIITLSVLNGKDNFIIDPQTGVIKPNITFDREQQSSYTFMVKAVDGGQPPSSSYAKVTINVVDVNDNRPVFVIPSSNYSYDLVRTTTTPGAVVTRVFAIDNDTGMNAELQYSIISSIIITSRVSPRGLFAIDKTTGNITLQEKIVAADQGLHRLVVKVKDLGQPESLHAIALIHLFVNDTVSNATFIQEQLRKSMETPLDRNIGDSEVTPQANGYVIVVIAIIAGTMTVILVIFVTALVRCRQTPRHKVVQKGKQSGEWVSPNQDNRQIKKKKKRKKRSPKSLLLNFVTIDESKPDDPTHEHVNGTLDLPVELEEQTMGKYNWATTPTTFKPDSPDLAKHYKSASPQPTFQIKPETPVAPKKHHVIQELPLDNTFVVGCDSLSKCSSTSSDPYSVSECSCQGGFKTAGQITTRQETALKPPHYGTLCGTGTARSHRIKINL; this is encoded by the exons ATGGACTTAGCAAGTCAGGCTCATGCGCTGGTGGTCTTGCTCACCTGTGTGGTCGTGCTATGCCGGGCCCAGGAGAGGGACTACACGGTGAAGGAGGAGCAGCCGGAGAACGTCCGCATCGGGAACCTGCGCAAGGACCTGGACCTCAACCTGGACCCCAACATCAGGCTATCCTCACCGCTGCAGTTCAAGCCTGTGTACAAGACAGGTGACGTGCCTTTGGTGAGGGTGGAGGCCAACACGGGGGAGATCTTTACCACCAATCACAGAATCGACCGGGAGAAGCTGTGTTCAGGGGTCTTCGCTGAGAAACGCTGCTACTATGAGATTGAGGTGGCCGTGCTGCCGGATGAGATCTTCCGGTTGGTCAAGATCCGCTTCCTGATCGAGGATGTAAATGACAACGCGCCCCTTTTCCAGTCCACTGTAATAAACATCTCCATCCCGGagaacacagccatcaacaccCGATACCCGGTGCCCTCAGCGTTTGACCCTGATGTAGGGATCAATGGGATTCAACACTATGAACTGGTCAAG AGTGTCAGCGAGTTTGGTTTAGACATCATCGAGACCCCTGAAGGCGACAAGTGGCCGCAGCTCATCGTTCAGCAGAACCTGGATCGCGAGCAGAAGGACACCTTCGTCATGAAGATAAAGGTAGAGGATGGTGGCAACCCCCCCAAGTCCAGCACCGCCATCCTCCAGGTCACCATCTCCGACGTCAACGACAATCGTCCCGTCTTCAAGGACAGCGAGCTGGAGGTCACCGTGCCGGAGAACGCGCCCATGGGGACATCTGTTGCTCAGCTTCACGCCTCGGACGCAGACCTGGGTTCCAACGCACAGATCCACTTCGCTTTCAGCAACCAGATCTCTGCCTCAACCAAACGTCACTTTGCCATCGACAGCTCTACGGGACTGATCACTGTGAAGCAGCCACTGGACAGGGAGGTAactcctgttcacaaactcatCGTCCTCGCCAGCGATGGCAGCTCCACTCCCTCCAGAGCCACAGTGATTGTTAATGTTACAGACGTTAATGACAATGTTCCCTCCATAGACACTCGCTACATTATCAACCTGGTTAATGGGACTGTTCTGCTCTCTGAAAATGCACCTCTCAACACCAAAATAGCCCTCATCACTGTTACTGACAAGGATGCAGATCTTTATGGCAAAGTAGCTTGCTACACTGACCATGATGTTCCTTTTCGGTTGAAGCCTGTCTTTAATGATCAATTTTTACTAGAGACAGCTGCCCCCCTAGATTATGAGACGACTCGAGAATATGCAATTAAGATAGTGGCCTCGGATAGGGGGACGCCTCCTTTGAACACTTCAGCTATGGTTTTAATTAAAATCAAGGATGAGAACGACAATGCACCCATCTTCCCCCAGCCGGAAATCCAACTTTCCATACCGGAGAACAATGACCCCTCTACGCAGTTAATAAAAATCAGCGCCACTGACGCAGACAGCGGACATAATGCTGAGATTATTTATACTCTTGGCCCTGATGCGCCTGACGGGTTTAACATAGACAGACGGTCAGGAATTCTCTCCGTTGGCAAACGACTGGACAGAGAGAAGCAGGAGAGGTACTCATTCACTGTCATAGCGAGGGACAATGGCTCCACGTCCCTGCAGAGCAATGTCACTGTCAGGCTAATCGTCCAGGACCTTAATGACAACAGCCCAGCTTTCACACACCCTGAGTACAACTTCTATGTGCCTGAGAACCTGCCTCTCTATGGAACCGTGGGCTTAATCACAGTGACGGACGCagatgctggagataatgcgaTTATAACCCTGTCTGTTTTGAACGGGAAAGATAATTTCATCATCGACCCTCAAACCGGTGTGATCAAACCCAATATCACCTTTGATAGGGAGCAGCAAAGCTCCTACACATTTATGGTCAAAGCTGTTGATGGGGGGCAACCTCCAAGCTCCTCCTACGCCAAGGTCACTATCAATGTAGTCGACGTGAACGACAATCGCCCTGTGTTCGTCATCCCGTCCTCCAATTACTCATATGACCTAGTGCGAACCACCACCACCCCTGGCGCTGTGGTCACCAGAGTGTTTGCCATTGACAATGACACAGGTATGAATGCTGAGCTGCAGTACAGCATTATCAgcagcatcatcatcacatcTAGGGTCTCCCCTCGAGGTCTCTTTGCCATCGACAAAACAACGGGTAACATAACACTGCAGGAGAAAATAGTGGCAGCTGATCAGGGGCTGCATAGGCTGGTAGTCAAGGTCAAAGATCTAGGCCAGCCTGAGTCATTACACGCCATCGCACTTATTCACTTGTTTGTCAATGACACTGTGTCAAACGCTACCTTTATCCAAGAGCAGCTTCGAAAAAGTATGGAGACACCCTTGGATCGTAACATAGGGGACAGTGAGGTAACACCTCAAGCCAACGGATACGTGATTGTTGTGATAGCAATCATAGCAGGGACCATGACTGTCATCTTGGTGATATTTGTGACTGCCTTGGTGCGGTGCCGACAGACACCCAGACACAAAGTGGTGCAGAAGGGCAAGCAGAGTGGCGAGTGGGTGTCACCCAACCAAGACAACCGTCAGatcaagaaaaagaagaagagaaagaagcgATCCCCCAAGAGTCTCCTCTTGAACTTTGTGACCATAGATGAATCCAAGCCTGACGACCCCACACATGAGCATGTTAATGGCACACTGGATCTCCCTGTGGAGTTAGAGGAGCAAACCATGGGGAAGTACAACTGGGCCACCACGCCCACCACCTTCAAACCCGACAGCCCAGATTTAGCCAAGCATTACAAGTCCGCGTCCCCTCAGCCTACATTTCAAATCAAACCGGAGACTCCAGTGGCCCCAAAGAAACACCATGTGATCCAGGAGCTCCCCTTGGACAACACGTTCGTGGTGGGCTGTGACTCACTCTCCAAGTGCTCATCGACTAGCTCCGACCCGTACAGTGTCTCAGAGTGCAGCTGTCAGGGGGGATTCAAGACTGCGGGGCAAATCACCACCCGACAG